From the genome of Seriola aureovittata isolate HTS-2021-v1 ecotype China chromosome 6, ASM2101889v1, whole genome shotgun sequence, one region includes:
- the ddah1 gene encoding N(G),N(G)-dimethylarginine dimethylaminohydrolase 1 isoform X2, giving the protein MKGALKDLSLNIVEMTDENATLDGGDVLFTGREFFVGLSKRTNQRGAEILADAFKDYAVSTVPVLDGLHLKSFCSMGGPGLIVIGSSEPAQKALKIMQQMSDHRYDKLTVPDDLAANCIYMNLPNKGHVLLHCTPDEFPESAKVFEKLKDHMLIPVSNMEKVKVDGALTCCSVLINKKGNI; this is encoded by the exons ATGAAAGGAGCTCTGAAGGATCTGAGTCTGAACATTGTGGAAATGACTGACGAGAACGCCACACTGGATGGAGGGGATGTGCTCTTTACAG GTCGAGAGTTCTTCGTGGGTCTTTCCAAACGGACCAatcagagaggagcagagatcCTGGCAGATGCTTTTAAG GACTACGCTGTGTCTACTGTGCCTGTGCTGGATGGGCTGCACCTGAAAAGCTTCTGCAGCATGGGGGGACCAGGCCTGATTGTCATCGGCTCCAGTGAACCAGCACAGAAAGCCCTAAAG ATCATGCAGCAGATGAGTGACCATCGCTATGACAAACTGACAGTGCCTGATGACCTCGCTGCCAACTGCATCTACATGAACCTGCCTAATAAGGGGCATGTGCTCCTGCACTGCACGCCAGATGAGTTTCCAGAGAGTGCAAAG GTGTTCGAGAAGTTGAAGGACCACATGCTGATCCCTGTGTCCAACATGGAGAAGGTCAAAGTGGATGGAGCCCTCACATGCTGCTCTGTGCTCATCAACAAGAAGGGCAACATCTGA
- the mpl gene encoding thrombopoietin receptor isoform X3 has translation MITKSAMTLPCKCVMLLISLWIQVCFVPGIHCKDGTENYLSREDVWLLKDKKDPKCFTRTGGDFTCFFETADNRTYDLLYTAESLPGEKRCVQRPEEGTYFHICSFPSGEVFLYTETQFEVVEHNTTTTLYNQTVYVEDHFLLDPPYNVSLYQNGHPGQLLVSWQTQAPTYCADVMYRIRYSSQGLGENTTETKEVTHARVILDSLVPGEEIEVQVAVKCGSSPSAGYWSSWSYLVRAMVPQSADDVSLMCYTSDLQNISCQWNGSRYVEKEYKLFYKIGLSEEWSQCVTDWKFTDLCRFRGDKSRKVGVKLSSTQSPLSRAFYTQEFTLNKIIKTSPPSHLSGAWKKERLCLNWESPFLSDHLQYEVGYQTRESEAWMTVSLKGPETGTCLEVSKGNQYNIKVRAKPTGSIYSGHWSDWSDVVTGHNPTNLGMWFMLFIPASMLMLVIIIYMYLSKLKQYFWPPVPNLDKVLQSFLTEINRQKWVSYNNV, from the exons ATGATAACTAAGTCTGCCATGACTTTGCCCTGCAAATGCGTGATGCTCCTTATTAGCTTGTGGATTCAAGTGTGCTTTGTGCCTGGGATACATTGCAAGGATGGAACTGAAAATTATCTGTCAAGGGAAG ATGTTTGGCTCTTAAAGGACAAGAAGGATCCTAAATGTTTCACCCGAACAGGAGGGGATTTCACCTGCTTCTTTGAGACTGCAGACAACAGGACTTATGATTTGCTCTACACAGCTGAAAG CCTGCCCGGAGAGAAAAGGTGTGTCCAGAGACCAGAAGAGGGAACTTACTTCCACATCTGCTCATTTCCCTCCGGAGAGGTTTTTTTGTACACGGAAACGCAATTTGAAGTCGTGGAGCACAACACCACAACCACCCTCTATAATCAGACTGTCTATGTGGAAGACCACT TTCTCCTTGATCCCCCCTACAATGTGTCTTTATACCAAAATGGACACCCAGGGCAGCTGCTGGTTTCATGGCAAACACAGGCCCCAACATACTGTGCAGATGTAATGTATAGGATTCGATACTCGTCCCAGGGGCTTGGTGAGAATACAACAGAG ACGAAGGAGGTTACACATGCTAGAGTAATACTAGACTCTCTGGTACCAGGGGAAGAGATTGAAGTCCAGGTCGCTGTCAAATGTGGCTCTAGTCCAAGTGCAGGATACTGGAGCAGCTGGTCATACCTTGTGCGAGCCATGGTTCCCCAGAGTGCAG atGATGTTTCACTAATGTGCTACACCTCTGACCTGCAAAACATCAGCTGTCAGTGGAATGGGAGCAGATATGTGGAAAAAGAGTACAAACTTTTCTACAAGATAGGTCTCAG TGAAGAATGGAGTCAGTGCGTAACTGATTGGAAGTTCACTGACCTGTGTCGTTTTCGTGGAGATAAGTCCAGAAAGGTCGGGGTCAAACTCAGCAGCACTCAAAGTCCACTCAGCAGAGCCTTCTATACTCAGGAGTTCACTCTTAACAAGATCA tcAAAACATCCCCACCAAGTCATCTGAGTGGAGCATGGAAGAAAGAGAGGTTGTGCTTGAATTGGGAGTCTCCTTTTCTGTCGGATCACCTGCAGTATGAAGTCGGCTACCAAACCAGAGAGAGTGAAGCATGGATG ACGGTATCCTTAAAGGGACCAGAGACTGGAACGTGTCTAGAGGTTTCGAAAGGGAATCAGTACAACATTAAGGTCAGAGCTAAACCTACTGGGTCCATTTACTCAGGCCACTGGAGTGACTGGTCAGATGTGGTCACTGGTCACAATCCCACTAATTTAG GCATGTGGTTCATGCTGTTCATCCCTGCCTCAATGCTGATGCTTGTTATCATCATTTACATGTACCTCAG taAGCTCAAGCAATATTTTTGGCCACCGGTGCCCAACCTTGACAAAGTCCTACAAAGCTTTCTGACAGAGATAAACCGGCAGAAATGGGTAAGTTACAATAATGTATGA
- the mpl gene encoding thrombopoietin receptor isoform X1 — MITKSAMTLPCKCVMLLISLWIQVCFVPGIHCKDGTENYLSREDVWLLKDKKDPKCFTRTGGDFTCFFETADNRTYDLLYTAESLPGEKRCVQRPEEGTYFHICSFPSGEVFLYTETQFEVVEHNTTTTLYNQTVYVEDHFLLDPPYNVSLYQNGHPGQLLVSWQTQAPTYCADVMYRIRYSSQGLGENTTETKEVTHARVILDSLVPGEEIEVQVAVKCGSSPSAGYWSSWSYLVRAMVPQSADDVSLMCYTSDLQNISCQWNGSRYVEKEYKLFYKIGLSEEWSQCVTDWKFTDLCRFRGDKSRKVGVKLSSTQSPLSRAFYTQEFTLNKIIKTSPPSHLSGAWKKERLCLNWESPFLSDHLQYEVGYQTRESEAWMTVSLKGPETGTCLEVSKGNQYNIKVRAKPTGSIYSGHWSDWSDVVTGHNPTNLGMWFMLFIPASMLMLVIIIYMYLSKLKQYFWPPVPNLDKVLQSFLTEINRQKWDPPLTTKQCTEETTASVVEIMSEDEISGLAKPSEESTQLLSPEGSLSSGEQVDGSLGTKIFPDYVTLNKDSVILCPKGNKYMYEKVGEKGVPGVGDDILLTCQCSCSQGSVCVPPCLGKDFLNHSYVPLAEAAHRLEYRGTLERGPGNLYTNLPCS; from the exons ATGATAACTAAGTCTGCCATGACTTTGCCCTGCAAATGCGTGATGCTCCTTATTAGCTTGTGGATTCAAGTGTGCTTTGTGCCTGGGATACATTGCAAGGATGGAACTGAAAATTATCTGTCAAGGGAAG ATGTTTGGCTCTTAAAGGACAAGAAGGATCCTAAATGTTTCACCCGAACAGGAGGGGATTTCACCTGCTTCTTTGAGACTGCAGACAACAGGACTTATGATTTGCTCTACACAGCTGAAAG CCTGCCCGGAGAGAAAAGGTGTGTCCAGAGACCAGAAGAGGGAACTTACTTCCACATCTGCTCATTTCCCTCCGGAGAGGTTTTTTTGTACACGGAAACGCAATTTGAAGTCGTGGAGCACAACACCACAACCACCCTCTATAATCAGACTGTCTATGTGGAAGACCACT TTCTCCTTGATCCCCCCTACAATGTGTCTTTATACCAAAATGGACACCCAGGGCAGCTGCTGGTTTCATGGCAAACACAGGCCCCAACATACTGTGCAGATGTAATGTATAGGATTCGATACTCGTCCCAGGGGCTTGGTGAGAATACAACAGAG ACGAAGGAGGTTACACATGCTAGAGTAATACTAGACTCTCTGGTACCAGGGGAAGAGATTGAAGTCCAGGTCGCTGTCAAATGTGGCTCTAGTCCAAGTGCAGGATACTGGAGCAGCTGGTCATACCTTGTGCGAGCCATGGTTCCCCAGAGTGCAG atGATGTTTCACTAATGTGCTACACCTCTGACCTGCAAAACATCAGCTGTCAGTGGAATGGGAGCAGATATGTGGAAAAAGAGTACAAACTTTTCTACAAGATAGGTCTCAG TGAAGAATGGAGTCAGTGCGTAACTGATTGGAAGTTCACTGACCTGTGTCGTTTTCGTGGAGATAAGTCCAGAAAGGTCGGGGTCAAACTCAGCAGCACTCAAAGTCCACTCAGCAGAGCCTTCTATACTCAGGAGTTCACTCTTAACAAGATCA tcAAAACATCCCCACCAAGTCATCTGAGTGGAGCATGGAAGAAAGAGAGGTTGTGCTTGAATTGGGAGTCTCCTTTTCTGTCGGATCACCTGCAGTATGAAGTCGGCTACCAAACCAGAGAGAGTGAAGCATGGATG ACGGTATCCTTAAAGGGACCAGAGACTGGAACGTGTCTAGAGGTTTCGAAAGGGAATCAGTACAACATTAAGGTCAGAGCTAAACCTACTGGGTCCATTTACTCAGGCCACTGGAGTGACTGGTCAGATGTGGTCACTGGTCACAATCCCACTAATTTAG GCATGTGGTTCATGCTGTTCATCCCTGCCTCAATGCTGATGCTTGTTATCATCATTTACATGTACCTCAG taAGCTCAAGCAATATTTTTGGCCACCGGTGCCCAACCTTGACAAAGTCCTACAAAGCTTTCTGACAGAGATAAACCGGCAGAAATGG GATCCTCCACTCACAACAAAGCAGTGCACTGAGGAAACCACTGCATCTGTGGTGGAGATAATGTCTGAAGACGAGATTTCAGGACTGGCGAAGCCATCAGAGGAATCCACCCAGCTCCTGTCACCAGAAGGAAGCCTCTCCAGTGGAGAACAGGTAGATGGGAGCCTTGGGACGAAAATCTTTCCAGACTATGTGACTTTGAACAAAGACAGTGTCATCCTTTGTCCAAAAGGAAACAAGTATATGTATGAGAAGGTCGGAGAGAAAGGAGTCCCGGGGGTGGGGGATGATATTCTCTTAACATGTCAGTGTTCCTGCAGTCAAGGCTCAGTCTGTGTCCCACCTTGCTTAGGCAAAGACTTTCTTAACCATTCCTACGTGCCTCTAGCTGAGGCTGCACACAGATTGGAATACAGAGGCACTCTGGAAAGGGGACCAGGCAACCTCTATACTAATTTACCCTGTAGCtaa
- the mpl gene encoding thrombopoietin receptor isoform X2 yields MERAILLRTIFKLSGDVWLLKDKKDPKCFTRTGGDFTCFFETADNRTYDLLYTAESLPGEKRCVQRPEEGTYFHICSFPSGEVFLYTETQFEVVEHNTTTTLYNQTVYVEDHFLLDPPYNVSLYQNGHPGQLLVSWQTQAPTYCADVMYRIRYSSQGLGENTTETKEVTHARVILDSLVPGEEIEVQVAVKCGSSPSAGYWSSWSYLVRAMVPQSADDVSLMCYTSDLQNISCQWNGSRYVEKEYKLFYKIGLSEEWSQCVTDWKFTDLCRFRGDKSRKVGVKLSSTQSPLSRAFYTQEFTLNKIIKTSPPSHLSGAWKKERLCLNWESPFLSDHLQYEVGYQTRESEAWMTVSLKGPETGTCLEVSKGNQYNIKVRAKPTGSIYSGHWSDWSDVVTGHNPTNLGMWFMLFIPASMLMLVIIIYMYLSKLKQYFWPPVPNLDKVLQSFLTEINRQKWDPPLTTKQCTEETTASVVEIMSEDEISGLAKPSEESTQLLSPEGSLSSGEQVDGSLGTKIFPDYVTLNKDSVILCPKGNKYMYEKVGEKGVPGVGDDILLTCQCSCSQGSVCVPPCLGKDFLNHSYVPLAEAAHRLEYRGTLERGPGNLYTNLPCS; encoded by the exons ATGGAGCGAGCTATACTTCTCAGGACCATCTTCAAACTGTCAGGTG ATGTTTGGCTCTTAAAGGACAAGAAGGATCCTAAATGTTTCACCCGAACAGGAGGGGATTTCACCTGCTTCTTTGAGACTGCAGACAACAGGACTTATGATTTGCTCTACACAGCTGAAAG CCTGCCCGGAGAGAAAAGGTGTGTCCAGAGACCAGAAGAGGGAACTTACTTCCACATCTGCTCATTTCCCTCCGGAGAGGTTTTTTTGTACACGGAAACGCAATTTGAAGTCGTGGAGCACAACACCACAACCACCCTCTATAATCAGACTGTCTATGTGGAAGACCACT TTCTCCTTGATCCCCCCTACAATGTGTCTTTATACCAAAATGGACACCCAGGGCAGCTGCTGGTTTCATGGCAAACACAGGCCCCAACATACTGTGCAGATGTAATGTATAGGATTCGATACTCGTCCCAGGGGCTTGGTGAGAATACAACAGAG ACGAAGGAGGTTACACATGCTAGAGTAATACTAGACTCTCTGGTACCAGGGGAAGAGATTGAAGTCCAGGTCGCTGTCAAATGTGGCTCTAGTCCAAGTGCAGGATACTGGAGCAGCTGGTCATACCTTGTGCGAGCCATGGTTCCCCAGAGTGCAG atGATGTTTCACTAATGTGCTACACCTCTGACCTGCAAAACATCAGCTGTCAGTGGAATGGGAGCAGATATGTGGAAAAAGAGTACAAACTTTTCTACAAGATAGGTCTCAG TGAAGAATGGAGTCAGTGCGTAACTGATTGGAAGTTCACTGACCTGTGTCGTTTTCGTGGAGATAAGTCCAGAAAGGTCGGGGTCAAACTCAGCAGCACTCAAAGTCCACTCAGCAGAGCCTTCTATACTCAGGAGTTCACTCTTAACAAGATCA tcAAAACATCCCCACCAAGTCATCTGAGTGGAGCATGGAAGAAAGAGAGGTTGTGCTTGAATTGGGAGTCTCCTTTTCTGTCGGATCACCTGCAGTATGAAGTCGGCTACCAAACCAGAGAGAGTGAAGCATGGATG ACGGTATCCTTAAAGGGACCAGAGACTGGAACGTGTCTAGAGGTTTCGAAAGGGAATCAGTACAACATTAAGGTCAGAGCTAAACCTACTGGGTCCATTTACTCAGGCCACTGGAGTGACTGGTCAGATGTGGTCACTGGTCACAATCCCACTAATTTAG GCATGTGGTTCATGCTGTTCATCCCTGCCTCAATGCTGATGCTTGTTATCATCATTTACATGTACCTCAG taAGCTCAAGCAATATTTTTGGCCACCGGTGCCCAACCTTGACAAAGTCCTACAAAGCTTTCTGACAGAGATAAACCGGCAGAAATGG GATCCTCCACTCACAACAAAGCAGTGCACTGAGGAAACCACTGCATCTGTGGTGGAGATAATGTCTGAAGACGAGATTTCAGGACTGGCGAAGCCATCAGAGGAATCCACCCAGCTCCTGTCACCAGAAGGAAGCCTCTCCAGTGGAGAACAGGTAGATGGGAGCCTTGGGACGAAAATCTTTCCAGACTATGTGACTTTGAACAAAGACAGTGTCATCCTTTGTCCAAAAGGAAACAAGTATATGTATGAGAAGGTCGGAGAGAAAGGAGTCCCGGGGGTGGGGGATGATATTCTCTTAACATGTCAGTGTTCCTGCAGTCAAGGCTCAGTCTGTGTCCCACCTTGCTTAGGCAAAGACTTTCTTAACCATTCCTACGTGCCTCTAGCTGAGGCTGCACACAGATTGGAATACAGAGGCACTCTGGAAAGGGGACCAGGCAACCTCTATACTAATTTACCCTGTAGCtaa